A window of the Streptomyces finlayi genome harbors these coding sequences:
- a CDS encoding helix-turn-helix domain-containing protein, whose translation MDTPQVIAPPCAQPGSPGTQTDVTPTSGVLHVNVRHISGFTVIGNHLAQHRGLSLTAIGLAVHIQSLPAGAKVSIKVLTARFPESEARIAAALRELEATGYLHRSRVRLPDGRMVTRTVSYNQPGAIALAPQPLPRPRPRRSEPPAPLTVPPPAPPRDAAAPTTAPEPLPPAAPVYLPAPTAPRKQPPPLPHPHAPTEELHRAATALLADLRRSSPQLTLPETEIETLAPGVAAWLERDAHPDTIRHALTSDLPTPVKHPAKFVRSRITTLLPPPLPGTADLTPPRRKVIVIPLQNCDTCDRAFRATAPGHCRGCRVDAHQDPHTAAA comes from the coding sequence GGCTCCCCCGGCACCCAGACCGACGTCACGCCGACATCCGGCGTCCTCCACGTCAACGTCCGCCACATCTCCGGCTTCACGGTCATCGGCAACCACCTCGCCCAGCACCGCGGCCTCTCCCTCACCGCGATCGGGCTCGCCGTACACATCCAGTCCCTGCCCGCCGGGGCCAAGGTCAGCATCAAGGTACTCACCGCCCGCTTCCCGGAGAGCGAAGCCCGCATCGCCGCCGCCCTGCGCGAACTGGAAGCCACCGGCTATCTCCACCGCAGCCGCGTGCGCCTCCCCGACGGCCGCATGGTCACGCGCACGGTCTCCTACAACCAACCCGGCGCCATCGCTCTCGCGCCACAACCGCTGCCGCGCCCCCGGCCCCGCCGCAGCGAGCCCCCAGCCCCCCTCACCGTCCCGCCACCCGCGCCGCCACGCGACGCAGCCGCCCCGACCACCGCCCCGGAACCCCTGCCTCCGGCAGCCCCCGTCTACCTACCGGCACCCACGGCCCCGAGGAAACAGCCCCCGCCGCTCCCCCATCCCCACGCACCCACCGAGGAGCTCCACCGGGCCGCCACAGCGCTCCTCGCCGACCTCCGCCGCAGCTCGCCCCAACTCACCCTCCCCGAGACGGAAATCGAGACACTCGCCCCTGGCGTCGCCGCCTGGCTCGAACGCGACGCCCATCCCGACACCATCCGCCACGCGCTCACCAGCGACCTCCCGACCCCCGTCAAACACCCGGCGAAGTTCGTCCGCAGCCGCATCACCACGCTCCTGCCACCCCCACTCCCCGGCACCGCGGACCTCACCCCGCCCCGCCGCAAGGTCATCGTCATCCCGCTCCAGAACTGCGACACGTGCGACCGCGCCTTCCGCGCCACCGCCCCAGGACACTGCCGCGGCTGCCGAGTCGACGCGCACCAGGACCCGCACACAGCCGCAGCCTGA
- the tuf gene encoding elongation factor Tu: MAKAKFERTKPHVNIGTIGHIDHGKTTLTAAITKVLHDAFPDLNEASAFDQIDKAPEERQRGITISIAHVEYQTESRHYAHVDCPGHADYIKNMITGAAQMDGAILVVAATDGPMPQTKEHVLLARQVGVPYIVVALNKADMVDDEEILELVELEVRELLSEYEFPGDDLPVVKVSALKALEGDKEWGQTVLDLMKAVDESIPQPERDVEKPFLMPIEDVFTITGRGTVVTGRIERGVLKVNETVDIVGIKTEKVTTTVTGIEMFRKLLDEGQAGENVGLLLRGIKREDVERGQVIIKPGSVTPHTEFVAQSYILSKDEGGRHTPFFNNYRPQFYFRTTDVTGVVTLPEGTEMVMPGDNTLMNVSLIQPVAMEEGLKFAIREGGRTVGAGQVTQIVK; this comes from the coding sequence GTGGCGAAGGCAAAGTTCGAGCGGACTAAGCCGCACGTCAACATCGGCACCATCGGTCACATCGACCACGGTAAGACGACCCTCACGGCCGCCATTACCAAGGTGCTGCACGACGCGTTCCCCGACCTGAACGAGGCCTCGGCCTTCGACCAGATCGACAAGGCTCCCGAAGAGCGTCAGCGCGGTATCACGATCTCGATCGCGCACGTGGAGTACCAGACGGAGTCGCGTCACTACGCGCACGTCGACTGCCCCGGGCACGCCGACTACATCAAGAACATGATCACGGGTGCGGCGCAGATGGACGGCGCCATCCTCGTGGTCGCGGCCACCGACGGCCCGATGCCGCAGACCAAGGAGCACGTGCTCCTGGCCCGCCAGGTCGGCGTCCCCTACATCGTCGTCGCGCTGAACAAGGCCGACATGGTGGACGACGAGGAGATCCTGGAGCTCGTCGAGCTCGAGGTTCGTGAGCTCCTCTCCGAGTACGAGTTCCCGGGCGACGACCTTCCGGTCGTCAAGGTCTCGGCGCTCAAGGCTCTTGAGGGTGACAAGGAGTGGGGCCAGACCGTCCTCGACCTGATGAAGGCCGTCGACGAGTCCATCCCGCAGCCCGAGCGTGACGTCGAGAAGCCGTTCCTCATGCCGATCGAGGACGTCTTCACGATCACCGGTCGTGGCACCGTCGTCACCGGTCGTATCGAGCGTGGTGTCCTCAAGGTCAACGAGACCGTCGACATCGTCGGTATCAAGACCGAGAAGGTCACCACCACGGTCACCGGTATCGAGATGTTCCGCAAGCTGCTCGACGAGGGCCAGGCCGGTGAGAACGTCGGTCTGCTTCTTCGTGGCATCAAGCGCGAGGACGTCGAGCGCGGCCAGGTCATCATCAAGCCGGGTTCGGTCACGCCGCACACCGAGTTCGTGGCGCAGTCCTACATCCTGTCGAAGGACGAGGGTGGCCGTCACACCCCGTTCTTCAACAACTACCGCCCGCAGTTCTACTTCCGTACCACGGACGTAACGGGCGTTGTGACCCTTCCCGAGGGCACCGAGATGGTCATGCCGGGCGACAACACCCTCATGAACGTCTCGCTGATCCAGCCCGTCGCCATGGAAGAGGGCCTGAAGTTCGCCATCCGTGAGGGTGGCCGGACCGTGGGCGCCGGCCAGGTCACCCAGATCGTCAAGTAG
- the fusA gene encoding elongation factor G, with protein MATTSLDLAKVRNIGIMAHIDAGKTTTTERILFYTGVSYKIGEVHDGAATMDWMEQEQERGITITSAATTCHWPLNEVDHTINIIDTPGHVDFTVEVERSLRVLDGAVTVFDGVAGVEPQSETVWRQADRYGVPRICFVNKLDRTGAEFHRCVDMIIDRLGAVPLVMQLPIGAEADFKGVVDLVTMKAFVWSEEAAKGEMYDTVDIPDTHVEAAEEWRGKLLEAVSENDDEMMELYLEGVEPSVDQLYAAIRRITLASKGSADSVTVTPVFCGTAFKNKGVQPLLDAVVRYLPSPLDVEAIEGHDVKDPEKVVKRQPSDDEPFSGLAFKIASDPHLGKLTFVRIYSGRLEAGTAVLNSVKGKKERIGKIYRMHANKREEIPSVGAGDIVAVMGLKQTTTGETLCDDKNPVILESMDFPAPVIQVAIEPKSKGDQEKLGVAIQRLSEEDPSFQVHSDEETGQTIIGGMGELHLEVLVDRMRREFRVEANVGKPQVAYRETIRKTVERIDYTHKKQTGGTGQFAKVQIALEPIEGGDSSYEFVNKVTGGRIPREYIPSVDAGAQEAMQFGILAGYEMVGVRVTLLDGGYHEVDSSELAFKIAGSQAFKEGARKASPVLLEPMMAVEVTTPEDYMGDVIGDLNSRRGQIQAMEERSGARVVKGLVPLSEMFGYVGDLRSKTSGRASYSMQFDSYAEVPRNVAEEIIAKAKGE; from the coding sequence ATGGCCACCACTTCGCTTGACCTGGCCAAGGTCCGCAACATTGGGATCATGGCCCACATCGACGCGGGCAAGACGACCACCACCGAGCGGATCCTCTTCTACACCGGTGTGAGCTACAAGATCGGTGAAGTCCACGATGGCGCTGCCACGATGGACTGGATGGAGCAGGAGCAGGAGCGCGGCATCACGATCACGTCTGCCGCGACGACCTGCCACTGGCCGCTCAATGAAGTCGATCACACGATCAACATCATTGACACCCCCGGTCACGTCGACTTCACCGTCGAGGTGGAGCGTTCGCTCCGCGTCCTCGACGGTGCCGTCACCGTGTTCGACGGCGTGGCGGGTGTCGAGCCCCAGTCCGAGACTGTCTGGCGTCAGGCGGACCGCTACGGCGTGCCGCGTATCTGCTTCGTCAACAAGCTCGACCGCACCGGTGCTGAGTTCCACCGCTGTGTCGACATGATCATCGACCGCCTCGGTGCGGTTCCGCTGGTCATGCAGCTTCCCATCGGCGCCGAAGCCGACTTCAAGGGCGTCGTCGACCTCGTGACGATGAAGGCCTTTGTCTGGTCGGAAGAGGCCGCCAAGGGCGAGATGTACGACACTGTCGACATCCCGGACACCCACGTCGAGGCGGCCGAGGAGTGGCGCGGCAAGCTGCTCGAGGCCGTCTCCGAGAACGACGACGAGATGATGGAGCTGTACCTGGAGGGCGTCGAGCCTTCCGTGGACCAGCTCTACGCGGCGATCCGCCGTATCACCCTCGCGTCGAAGGGTTCGGCCGACTCCGTCACCGTCACCCCGGTGTTCTGTGGCACGGCGTTCAAGAACAAGGGCGTTCAGCCCCTGCTCGACGCGGTCGTCCGCTACCTGCCTTCGCCCCTGGACGTCGAGGCCATCGAAGGCCACGACGTCAAGGACCCGGAGAAGGTCGTCAAGCGTCAGCCGTCGGACGACGAGCCGTTCTCCGGCCTGGCGTTCAAGATCGCGAGCGACCCGCACCTGGGCAAGCTCACCTTCGTCCGGATCTACTCCGGTCGCCTCGAGGCCGGCACCGCGGTGCTGAACTCGGTCAAGGGCAAGAAGGAGCGCATCGGGAAGATCTACCGTATGCACGCGAACAAGCGTGAGGAGATCCCCTCGGTGGGCGCCGGCGACATCGTCGCCGTCATGGGCCTGAAGCAGACCACCACCGGTGAGACGCTGTGTGACGACAAGAACCCGGTCATCCTGGAGTCCATGGACTTCCCGGCACCGGTCATTCAGGTCGCCATCGAGCCCAAGTCCAAGGGCGACCAGGAGAAGCTGGGTGTCGCCATCCAGCGCCTCTCGGAGGAGGACCCCTCCTTCCAGGTGCACTCCGACGAGGAGACCGGCCAGACCATCATCGGTGGTATGGGCGAGCTTCACCTCGAGGTGCTCGTCGACCGCATGAGGCGTGAATTCCGCGTCGAGGCGAATGTCGGCAAGCCGCAGGTCGCCTACCGCGAGACGATTCGCAAGACCGTCGAGCGCATTGACTACACGCACAAGAAGCAGACTGGTGGAACCGGCCAGTTCGCGAAGGTGCAGATCGCCCTCGAGCCCATCGAGGGTGGCGACTCGTCCTACGAGTTCGTCAACAAGGTCACCGGTGGCCGCATCCCCCGTGAGTACATTCCCTCGGTGGACGCGGGTGCCCAGGAAGCCATGCAGTTCGGCATCCTGGCCGGTTACGAGATGGTCGGCGTCCGCGTCACCCTTCTCGACGGTGGTTACCACGAGGTCGACTCCTCGGAGCTCGCCTTCAAGATCGCCGGTTCGCAGGCGTTCAAGGAGGGTGCCCGCAAGGCGTCCCCCGTGCTTCTCGAGCCGATGATGGCCGTCGAGGTCACCACGCCCGAGGACTACATGGGTGACGTGATCGGCGACCTCAACTCCCGCCGTGGCCAGATTCAGGCCATGGAGGAGCGCAGCGGCGCTCGCGTCGTGAAGGGCCTCGTGCCCCTCTCGGAGATGTTCGGCTACGTCGGAGACCTCCGCAGCAAGACCTCGGGTCGCGCAAGCTACTCGATGCAGTTCGACTCCTACGCCGAGGTTCCGCGGAACGTCGCCGAGGAGATCATCGCGAAGGCCAAGGGCGAGTAA
- the rpsG gene encoding 30S ribosomal protein S7: MPRKGPAPKRPVIIDPVYSSPLVTSLINKILLDGKRSTAERIVYGAMEGLREKTGADPVITLKRALENVKPSLEVKSRRVGGATYQVPIEVKPGRAATLSLRWIVGYSRARREKTMTERLMNELLDASNGLGAAVKKREDTHKMAESNKAFAHYRW; the protein is encoded by the coding sequence ATGCCTCGTAAGGGCCCCGCCCCGAAGCGCCCGGTCATCATCGACCCGGTCTACAGCTCTCCTCTTGTCACCTCGCTGATCAACAAGATCCTCCTCGACGGTAAGCGTTCCACCGCCGAGCGGATCGTGTACGGCGCCATGGAAGGCCTCCGCGAGAAGACCGGCGCTGACCCGGTCATCACGCTGAAGCGCGCGCTTGAGAACGTCAAGCCCTCGCTCGAGGTCAAGTCCCGCCGTGTCGGTGGCGCCACCTACCAGGTGCCGATCGAGGTCAAGCCCGGTCGCGCCGCCACCCTCTCGCTGCGCTGGATCGTGGGTTACTCCCGCGCCCGTCGCGAGAAGACGATGACCGAGCGCCTCATGAACGAGCTGCTCGACGCCTCCAACGGTCTTGGCGCTGCCGTCAAGAAGCGCGAGGACACCCACAAGATGGCCGAGTCGAACAAGGCCTTCGCGCACTACCGCTGGTAG
- the rpsL gene encoding 30S ribosomal protein S12, translating into MPTIQQLVRKGRQDKVEKNKTPALEGSPQRRGVCTRVFTTTPKKPNSALRKVARVRLTSGIEVTAYIPGEGHNLQEHSIVLVRGGRVKDLPGVRYKIIRGSLDTQGVKNRKQARSRYGAKKEK; encoded by the coding sequence GTGCCTACGATCCAGCAGCTGGTCCGGAAGGGCCGGCAGGACAAGGTCGAGAAGAACAAGACGCCCGCGCTCGAGGGTTCGCCCCAGCGGCGTGGCGTCTGCACGCGAGTGTTCACGACCACCCCGAAGAAGCCGAACTCGGCGCTCCGTAAGGTCGCGCGTGTGCGTCTGACCTCCGGTATCGAGGTCACGGCCTACATCCCGGGTGAGGGACACAACCTGCAGGAGCACTCCATCGTGCTCGTGCGTGGTGGCCGTGTGAAGGACCTGCCGGGTGTTCGCTACAAGATCATCCGCGGCTCGCTCGACACCCAGGGTGTCAAGAACCGCAAGCAGGCCCGAAGCCGTTACGGCGCCAAGAAGGAGAAGTAA
- a CDS encoding DNA-directed RNA polymerase subunit beta', translated as MLDVNFFDELRIGLATADDIRTWSHGEVKKPETINYRTLKPEKDGLFCEKIFGPTRDWECYCGKYKRVRFKGIICERCGVEVTRAKVRRERMGHIELAAPVTHIWYFKGVPSRLGYLLDLAPKDLEKVIYFAAYMITFVDEERRTRDLPSLEAHVSVERQQVENRRDSDLENRAKKLETDLAELEAEGAKADVRRKVREGAEREMKQLRDRAQREIDRLDEVWSRFKNLKVQDLEGDELLYRELRDRFGTYFDGCMGAAALQKRLESFDLDEEAERLREIIRTGKGQKKTRALKRLKVVSAFLQTSNKPKGMVLDCVPVIPPDLRPMVQLDGGRFATSDLNDLYRRVINRNNRLKRLLDLGAPEIIVNNEKRMLQEAVDALFDNGRRGRPVTGPGNRPLKSLSDMLKGKQGRFRQNLLGKRVDYSARSVIVVGPQLKLHQCGLPKAMALELFKPFVMKRLVDLNHAQNIKSAKRMVERGRTVVYDVLEEVIAEHPVLLNRAPTLHRLGIQAFEPQLVEGKAIQIHPLVCTAFNADFDGDQMAVHLPLSAEAQAEARILMLSSNNILKPADGRPVTMPTQDMVLGLFFLTTDGELRDTKGEGRAFGSTAEAIMAFDSGELALQSPVDIRFPVGTIPPRGWVPPVAEEGEPEYQPGDTFRTRTTLGRALFNELLPEDYPFVDYSVGKKQLSEIVNDLAERYPKVIVAATLDNLKAAGFHWATRSGVTVAVSDIVVPEAKKAIVKGYEDQDEKVQKQYERGLITKDERTQELIAIWTKATNEVAEAMNANFPKTNPIFMMVDSGARGNMMQMRQIAGMRGLVSNAKNETIPRPIKASFREGLTVLEYFISTHGARKGLADTALRTADSGYLTRRLVDVSQDVIIREEDCGTDRGLKLKIAVKGADGVLRKTDDVETSVYARMLAEDVVIDGKVIAPANVDLGDVLIDALVGAGIEEVKTRSVLTCESAVGTCAFCYGRSLATGKLVDIGEAVGIIAAQSIGEPGTQLTMRTFHTGGVAGDDITQGLPRVVELFEARTPKGVAPISEAKGRVRIEETEKTKKLVVTPDDGSEETPFPISKRARLLVGEGDAVEVGQKLTVGATNPHDVLRILGQRAVQIHLVGEVQKVYNSQGVSIHDKHIEIIIRQMLRRVTIIESGDAELLPGELVERSKFEVENRRVVTEGGHPASGRPQLMGITKASLATESWLSAASFQETTRVLTDAAINAKSDSLIGLKENVIIGKLIPAGTGLSRYRNIRVEPTEEAKAAMYSAVGYDDIDYSPFGTGSGQAVPLEDYDYGPYNQ; from the coding sequence GTGCTCGACGTCAACTTCTTCGACGAGCTGCGGATCGGCCTTGCCACCGCGGACGACATCCGGACTTGGTCGCACGGCGAAGTGAAGAAGCCGGAGACCATCAACTACCGCACGCTCAAGCCCGAAAAGGACGGACTCTTCTGCGAGAAGATCTTCGGTCCGACCCGGGACTGGGAGTGCTACTGCGGCAAGTACAAGCGTGTCCGATTCAAGGGCATCATCTGTGAGCGCTGCGGCGTCGAGGTCACTCGCGCCAAGGTGCGTCGTGAGCGGATGGGCCACATCGAGCTTGCCGCCCCCGTCACCCACATCTGGTACTTCAAGGGCGTCCCGTCGCGCCTCGGCTACCTGCTTGATCTCGCTCCGAAGGACCTCGAGAAGGTCATCTACTTCGCGGCGTACATGATCACGTTCGTGGACGAGGAGCGCCGTACGCGTGACCTGCCCTCGCTGGAGGCACACGTCTCCGTCGAGCGTCAGCAGGTCGAGAACCGTCGCGACTCCGACCTGGAGAACCGCGCCAAGAAGCTCGAGACCGACCTGGCCGAGCTCGAGGCCGAGGGCGCCAAGGCCGACGTACGCCGCAAGGTGCGCGAAGGTGCCGAGCGCGAGATGAAGCAGCTGCGTGACCGTGCGCAGCGCGAGATCGACCGCCTCGACGAGGTGTGGAGCCGCTTCAAGAACCTCAAGGTCCAGGACCTCGAGGGCGACGAGCTGCTCTACCGCGAGCTGCGTGACCGCTTCGGCACGTACTTCGACGGCTGCATGGGTGCCGCTGCTCTGCAGAAGCGCCTGGAGTCGTTCGACCTCGACGAGGAGGCCGAGCGCCTCCGCGAGATCATCCGTACCGGCAAGGGCCAGAAGAAGACCCGTGCGCTCAAGCGCCTCAAGGTCGTCTCCGCGTTCCTGCAGACCAGCAACAAGCCCAAGGGCATGGTGCTCGACTGCGTGCCGGTCATCCCGCCGGACCTGCGTCCGATGGTGCAGCTGGACGGTGGCCGCTTCGCGACCTCCGACCTGAACGACCTGTACCGCCGTGTGATCAACCGCAACAACCGCCTCAAGCGTCTCCTTGACCTCGGTGCCCCCGAGATCATCGTGAACAACGAGAAGCGGATGCTGCAGGAGGCCGTCGACGCACTGTTCGACAACGGCCGCCGCGGTCGCCCGGTCACCGGTCCCGGTAACCGCCCGCTGAAGTCCCTGAGCGACATGCTCAAGGGCAAGCAGGGGCGTTTCCGTCAGAACCTTCTCGGTAAGCGTGTGGACTACTCCGCGCGTTCCGTGATCGTCGTCGGTCCGCAGCTGAAGCTGCACCAGTGCGGTCTTCCCAAGGCCATGGCGCTGGAGCTCTTCAAGCCGTTCGTGATGAAGCGCCTGGTCGACCTGAACCACGCGCAGAACATCAAGAGCGCCAAGCGCATGGTCGAGCGCGGCCGCACGGTCGTGTACGACGTCCTGGAAGAGGTCATCGCCGAGCACCCGGTTCTGCTGAACCGTGCGCCGACGCTGCACCGCCTCGGCATCCAGGCCTTCGAGCCCCAGCTGGTCGAGGGCAAGGCCATCCAGATCCACCCGCTCGTCTGCACCGCGTTCAACGCGGACTTCGACGGTGACCAGATGGCCGTGCACCTTCCGCTCTCCGCGGAGGCGCAGGCCGAGGCCCGCATCCTGATGCTGTCCTCCAACAACATCCTGAAGCCGGCCGACGGTCGTCCCGTCACCATGCCGACCCAGGACATGGTGCTGGGTCTGTTCTTCCTCACCACCGACGGTGAGCTCCGTGACACCAAGGGCGAGGGCCGCGCGTTCGGCTCCACGGCCGAGGCGATCATGGCGTTCGACTCCGGCGAGCTGGCGCTCCAGTCGCCCGTCGACATCCGCTTCCCGGTGGGCACCATCCCGCCGCGTGGCTGGGTGCCGCCGGTCGCCGAGGAGGGCGAGCCCGAGTACCAGCCGGGTGACACCTTCCGGACGCGGACGACCCTGGGGCGCGCGCTCTTCAACGAGCTGCTGCCCGAGGACTACCCGTTCGTCGACTACTCGGTCGGCAAGAAGCAGCTCTCCGAGATCGTCAACGACCTCGCCGAGCGCTACCCCAAGGTCATCGTGGCGGCGACGCTCGACAACCTGAAGGCGGCGGGCTTCCACTGGGCCACCCGTTCCGGCGTCACCGTCGCCGTTTCGGACATCGTCGTCCCCGAGGCCAAGAAGGCCATCGTCAAGGGCTACGAGGACCAGGACGAGAAGGTCCAGAAGCAGTACGAGCGCGGTCTGATCACCAAGGACGAGCGCACGCAGGAGCTCATCGCGATCTGGACCAAGGCGACCAACGAGGTTGCCGAGGCGATGAACGCGAACTTCCCCAAGACGAACCCCATCTTCATGATGGTTGACTCGGGTGCCCGAGGAAACATGATGCAGATGCGTCAGATCGCCGGTATGCGTGGTCTGGTGTCCAACGCCAAGAACGAGACGATTCCTCGTCCCATCAAGGCGTCCTTCCGTGAGGGCCTCACCGTTCTGGAGTACTTCATCTCCACGCACGGTGCCCGTAAGGGGCTGGCGGACACCGCCCTGCGTACCGCCGACTCGGGTTACCTGACCCGTCGTCTGGTGGACGTCTCGCAGGACGTGATCATTCGCGAGGAGGACTGCGGCACCGACCGCGGCCTCAAGCTGAAGATCGCGGTCAAGGGTGCCGACGGCGTGCTCCGCAAGACGGACGACGTCGAGACCTCGGTGTACGCCCGCATGCTCGCCGAGGACGTCGTCATCGACGGCAAGGTCATCGCGCCTGCCAACGTCGACCTGGGAGACGTCCTGATCGACGCCCTGGTGGGCGCCGGCATCGAGGAGGTCAAGACCCGTTCGGTCCTGACCTGTGAGTCCGCGGTCGGCACCTGTGCCTTCTGCTACGGACGCTCGCTCGCCACCGGCAAGCTGGTCGACATCGGTGAGGCGGTCGGCATCATCGCCGCCCAGTCCATCGGTGAGCCCGGTACCCAGCTGACGATGCGTACCTTCCACACCGGTGGTGTGGCGGGTGACGACATCACGCAGGGTCTGCCGCGTGTCGTCGAGCTCTTCGAGGCGCGTACGCCCAAGGGCGTCGCCCCGATCTCGGAGGCCAAGGGCCGCGTCCGGATCGAGGAGACCGAGAAGACGAAGAAGCTCGTCGTCACCCCGGACGACGGGAGCGAGGAGACGCCGTTCCCGATCTCCAAGCGTGCCCGTCTGCTGGTCGGCGAGGGCGACGCGGTCGAGGTGGGCCAGAAGCTCACCGTCGGTGCGACCAACCCGCACGACGTGCTGCGGATCCTCGGTCAGCGCGCGGTCCAGATCCACCTGGTCGGCGAAGTCCAGAAGGTCTACAACTCGCAGGGCGTGTCGATCCACGACAAGCACATCGAGATCATCATCCGGCAGATGCTCCGCCGTGTGACGATCATCGAGTCCGGCGACGCGGAGCTGCTGCCGGGCGAGCTGGTCGAGCGGTCGAAGTTCGAGGTCGAGAACCGTCGTGTGGTCACCGAGGGCGGTCACCCCGCCTCCGGCCGTCCGCAGCTGATGGGTATCACCAAGGCCTCGCTCGCCACCGAGTCGTGGCTGTCGGCGGCGTCCTTCCAGGAGACGACCAGGGTTCTGACCGACGCGGCGATCAACGCCAAGTCGGACTCCCTGATCGGCCTCAAGGAGAACGTCATCATCGGTAAGCTCATCCCGGCCGGTACGGGTCTGTCCCGCTACCGCAACATCCGGGTCGAGCCGACCGAGGAAGCCAAGGCCGCGATGTACTCGGCCGTCGGCTACGACGACATCGACTACTCGCCGTTCGGCACGGGCTCCGGCCAGGCCGTTCCGCTGGAGGACTACGACTACGGTCCGTACAACCAGTAA